DNA sequence from the Glycine soja cultivar W05 chromosome 18, ASM419377v2, whole genome shotgun sequence genome:
ttgttctttaATTTAAGCGGTTTAGATAATGttttcaacattaaaaaaatattattttttatcaataaatattaattattaatttattagttttcatTATCTAAACCACTTAAAGacgaaaataaaacaaacatatttacatagattaaaactaaaaaaaattacaagaacaaaaagaaaaaaatattaaattgtaggaactaaacatatatttaatttttttttaatattgactAATATTACAagataaaattctaaaaaaataatcaacacaAAATTAAGATTGAGAAATTATTGGATGGAGAGTACGCGCGTATTAGTTTAGTAGTACAACTGTACGACCTTTGTTGTTCACTCCATTTACAATAATTAAGCTTTCAtgcaatattatatattttttcttccgtGGAAAATAAGTTTTagtgtttgtttgatttagagaagataaatagaaaatataaaaatagaagataaatttttgaattaaagcATACCCTACAAATAGTGagtcccacaaaaaaaaaaaaatacgacaTTTCTATccaatcttatttctctccttcatttcatcaaacactCCATAAGATATAATTTgcttttataataatatcattaataatatatacttcgtcaataaaaattaacagtaaaacattttttataagtatcattcgattttaagataatatttagTACACgggctaaaattaaaaaatacaatataaaacaaaatatgtttttattatgctTCTTCCGTTTTATTTGCACGctaaattatgtttaaaattattttcaaataaactTCCACTATATCTTTAAGTAAAAGTTTGTTACTTTAGAgacaatatttaattatgttgttttgGAAGACAATATTTTAAGCGTAATGTTACTTTCATTTAAAAatcttagaatatttttaaaattttggctatcatatctttcattttattttacatttccttttttattaaaaaaattacaagaaattTGAATGACACCCGGCCCTCTACcctgtactaataataaagaaaataagaaatcagaattaattaaaaaattttaaaatagagttaaataaaagcatttcaaaatggtaaaaaacttatattcacttttttaacattataataaaacttattcaaataaataataaaataatttcaactcAAAACAAAGTTGTCTAAAACTTCATTCAATTAATATAGTTTATACCCTAATgttacatcctatcagagcgttgtgttctcacatcctctagcatgaggttttCCATAGTCATCTACCTAACCATCCGCTCCCATGAACACAAAatttgagatcatcacaggatccaaacataaATAGCACAcgaggagtgagttatcatattCCTAGCTAATAAAGAGAAATGAGATAACataaatatacatatcatataaatgagatataACTTACTCAAACATGACTCAcgtcattccaccactttgtcgtgTAACATCATATCACAACACATGTCTCATTTATATTCACATCATTCaggtactcaaggatcaaaacaaaatatcattaaatcaatcaatatcgatcaatacacaagtatTATGCAACAGATgtactaagactcaatcttatatgcaatgtggtaccatgtcagcgAAAAATATCGTCGGGTGCCTatgagtacatgacaagacaaattacacgctagtaagtcaggtcactctcactaggtaaaatcatagggagactagtCAGGGTCACGCTATTTTGTGAAAATGCTCCGACCATGTGGGATCGTCACAAGTTTAaaagagcactcaaaccgggtgtatttacccccaaggcctagactccgaagagcCCGTTAGGGCATCTCCCTCCTAatttaggtccaacccagaaaatattttagtacacaaactctatctatgaattttacaaaacacacgactcctcaattattctcaaaataattttatctcggcGCGCTTGtcattaaactcgtcgggtctCCACAGTgattcccatcacaatactcgtcacccttaaaaaGTCTTATAGTCATGTGATTATTTGATTCATAGctcataactcaatgcacacaacatcttaatacacatatatattacaagtcaacacatactcaatttatcacatacgctcggtctcaatcacaatggtataagcCCAAAgtagcatgttatcacacctcatgaatcatatacactttacctatgaactatacaatacacacaacttctcaattgttttcaaaatcattttaactcgtcgcgcctcaaagtgattcaactcgtcgggttcccacagtggatcccatcacaatactcatcgcgCAAAAattcgtcgcccttaaaggattttacaattgtatgattgcacagttcataactcacaactcaatacatacaacatctcaatacatatgtatttcaccattcatcacatgttcaatttgtcacttactcacaatttgaatcatcattttataatttcaatataacaatttatacaaagtTCTTCTCACAATATGGGGAGTAAAATCCCTCAAACAATTCCacataatcatattaaaatcaatgaatcaaaatcataggtcaaaaacacgaaaacactaagagcactcaagtttatcaaccaattcgcatcagaacatcaattggtctgtcaaacacaacaatattgtatttataatcgcAAAGGAaagttataattcaataaacatcccaaaataaacctcaatttaatcctctaaggatccctacacatgttcattttaacctcaattgcgataaactcatcttttacctctaagcaggctcacgtgtgtattccAGCAGTGATAACGACATTTCTAGTagtttcctgagattcctcaagATTTTCCTCTGGTTGTTCTACTAGGATTTCCAAGCattagagagaagaagaagagattaAAGCCTTCATTCCACTGTTTACGTGCGATGAGTATTTTTCCCTTCCTAGACATTAATTTGAATCCCAATGGTAAAGATATGTAGAAATGAATTGCGAACttggtgtccaaatttcacaaaaatCCAACGATTAACGAGTTCGGAATCATAGTTTTACTAGACTCGATTTGGGTATATGtgggaaaaaagaaagatacgATGTGAAGACCATTTCTCTCACCTCAGACATTGTTTCACAAATTCTAACGATGAAATTGtttgaaaatgaatttcaaacctggtgctcaaatttcacaataattcaACGGTTAATAAGTCAgagattattattttacttagaCACGTTTGAGTGTatgtaagaaaaagaaaaacttttgaGAGAGGAAGACTCAGAACTGACATAATATATCTCTATTTATAAGACTACtctcaacctattatttactctatttatttttataacaaaaaactatattttatttcctatcaaataaataaataaaatatcttttttattttctttcaaactattattttaattaataaaaatatttctctttatttattaaattataaagaatctcatcatttttactaaaactctatttatttttaaataaaaaaatttattttattttaggagtGTTACACCTTCCATGTGGACGCatgtacataataataataaatttcactATATATACGTACACGACTATGCAGAAGGCAGTGAAATTTCATTGTCATTGAAGTTCAATTTCTCATGAAATGATACGTAATTGTGTTGAAAGGACATAAACTATTAACTAATCAATTGTTTAACTATAATATTGAATAGTGATATCACCGGTAACTTGGGATGCCCATTGAATTTTGCTTTCCATCGAAGCTGCCAAAATAAGAGACAGACTTTGCATGGCAACCTTGTTCGAATAAAACTCTGTAAAAACTGCGTGAAAGTGATTCGTGATTTTCTATTCCTATCATGTAAAGATAACGATTGGCCAATAATTctcctattttattattttatatgatgtgatttgaatatatatacacacgTACGTATTATTATATCAACAATTGAACAcgtaaattaattgatatatatttatgtaaataattttaatcgtTAACTATGTAATTatgtcaaatattaaaaaaaaaagctttgacagtctataataattttatctgttttaaataagattacttctaataaaagatatataaagttttttgataaaaaaatgtattattttattaatgtaacTTTGTATTAGTGTTTCTTTTAATGGAAATCCCGGACTAGCTTTGTGTCCAAGTTTCACAGGTCAAAGTATCAgctcaaacaaaaagaaattgagGGATTAAAATATAAGCTAAATGGTTTCACTGTAAAACAATCTActtataatatttgttaattcAATCCTTTGCGTGAGTTTTGTGGAATAAGATAATGCctcattaaaatataattcatgctattttaattaacataagGATTTGGCTGAAAGTGAGGGGGAACAACCTTTCTTCAATTATAAATAGTCGAACAATATCACCCATTAAACCTCCCCCAAACAAGAATCCCTTTCTTTGAAGTGTGAAAAAAACCTTATAGAAAAGATGATGCAATCAGAGGATCTGCAATTCCAATGGCCATTCTTTGAAGACATGAACTCAACTTTTGATCAAGGTGTTGAGTCCTATGGCTTCACCACCATGTATGGCCACGTTGGTGATTGTGGACCTTATGACTTCACTATGAATGACCATGTTGGTGATTGTGGATTCAATACTCTATTGAGCACACCAGAGGATTCTACTTCTGAAATTTGTTCCATCCCCTTTCCTTCCTCCCCCATTTTCTCCATTGATCATATTCATATACAATACCCAATCAATGAAGAAACCATGCACCTTCCATCACTCATGGAATTGGATGATTTTGATTCCATCTTGGATACTCAAATTATTAGTATTCAAGGTCATGGAGAAAGTGAAGGGAGCTTCTTCCCTTCACAGAATTTGTCGAGTGAGGTGGAAAATGCATGGAGTCCAACCCCATCTGTGAGGTCAGAGTTGTCCACAAATCAAACATCACCATTGACTTTACCACTAGAAAACATGGAAGTCGAAAACCAAGTGAGTCTTCCACACTTGTTGAAGGCCTATGGAGAAGCCTTGGAGCAAGGACAAAAAGCACTAGAAGAAGTGATTTTGAGGTGCATAAGCCAGAAAGCTAGCCCACTTGGTGAGTCTCTAGAGCGCCTTGCATTCTACTTGTCTCAAGGCATGACAAATCATGGAGACTATCTAAAAGGGGAGGCCTTAAAGAACTTTGAGGCTGCTTTGAGGGCATTATATCAAGGATTCCCAATTGGGAAAATTGCTCACTTTGCAGCTGTTTCAGCAATTCTCGAAGCCTTGCCACAAGATTGTGATGTGCACATAGTGGACTTTTATATTGGACATGGTGTTCAATGGCCTCCAATGATTGAGGCTATTGCACACATGAACAAAACATTGACATTGACATCAATCAAATGGGGTGGTGAGGTTCCTGAATGTGTTTCTAGTCCATGCAATTTTGAGGAAACTAGAAGGCAGCTCTATGAGCATGCCAAATCCTGTGGGTTGAAGTTGAAGGTTGAGGAGAAAGGAGTGGAGGAATTGGTTAGTGAGATtaagaaaatgaacaaaaagggtGAGAAGGGAGAGTTTTTGGCCTTCAATTGCATGATTGATCTTCCTCATATGGGAAAAGTAAGGAGCAGAAAACATGTCTTACAGTTTCTAAGGGTAGCTGATGAATTGATAAGCACCTCTGACAACAGCGGAATTAT
Encoded proteins:
- the LOC114395968 gene encoding nodulation-signaling pathway 2 protein-like, with the protein product MMQSEDLQFQWPFFEDMNSTFDQGVESYGFTTMYGHVGDCGPYDFTMNDHVGDCGFNTLLSTPEDSTSEICSIPFPSSPIFSIDHIHIQYPINEETMHLPSLMELDDFDSILDTQIISIQGHGESEGSFFPSQNLSSEVENAWSPTPSVRSELSTNQTSPLTLPLENMEVENQVSLPHLLKAYGEALEQGQKALEEVILRCISQKASPLGESLERLAFYLSQGMTNHGDYLKGEALKNFEAALRALYQGFPIGKIAHFAAVSAILEALPQDCDVHIVDFYIGHGVQWPPMIEAIAHMNKTLTLTSIKWGGEVPECVSSPCNFEETRRQLYEHAKSCGLKLKVEEKGVEELVSEIKKMNKKGEKGEFLAFNCMIDLPHMGKVRSRKHVLQFLRVADELISTSDNSGIITFGDGDAFEKVKNNLNFRSFFDGHLVHYQALLESMESHFPTSFSEARIAMEKLFLQPCISSLDWLQTWEEMKRGGHLEEETSLEGCQLSKNILMEIREVLRGSDGSYQARIEGQHDNELVLEYKGTQLLRFSTWKN